tttactgaaaaaaaaaagcacATTATGCCAAATTCtaagtttatcattatcaattcAAATGGCAATAGTAACTTGCAGAGCATGTACTATTCCCAAGCCCTTATCTTTTTTTTACGAAATAATTACAGTCCATACAGAATTCAGTAAGACCTTTATAAATTCTTAAGCTAAAGTCTGCAAAATTATGTCTTCTCCCAATCTGCACCCAAAATTATATTAACTTTAACAATGGCTGCCATATGTGTAAGAAATGCTTATGAAAATACAGTATAATTCTTCTTTAAGCTTATGTATAGGAAATAAAAACCTTGAGATACTCTATTAAGAAGAAACATCCTCCACTAAGAAATGGcttccttttaaagaaaaaaaaatcttgaaatcaagGGATCTACCATATTTTCAACAATAACACAAATAAACCTTCTAGTCACATCTCCCAAAACTGTAGGTTAACCTATGCCTAGACTGAAAGGAAATAAGATGTCAGGCCCCCTAGCCAATTAGGACATGTGCAAGGTTAGGTTGGAGtaaatttaaatgatttttattgCTTGAGGTGTGTTCACAGAACCAGACAGCTCCTGTCCAGGAAACATCATTACCAGACAATGATAAGTGGCTGGAATGAGCTGCGATGATGTCAGAGCAACAAACAAACAATGCTAATAAATCTAGCTTAGCTCCACAGTCACTTTACTTGTTCATGGGTAGTGTTGAAAACCAAGATCTACGCAGGTACTAAGCACCGTCAAACTTTAGGCTCAAAAGATATGTCATTTCCCGTCTGGAGCAGTACAAATCATCCTCATGGTGAGcaagattaaaatgaaaaagaaCAGAAAAGAAATGCACCACTTTGGAAGAACTGTAAGGGGAACCCATGTACCTATTTTACATAACTGTAAGAAGGCCGTGAATCTCACTTTAGACCAATTACACGAGAATGTATCCAAACATATCACATGATCTTACAGATGGTAAAAACATATAAAACCATGCGGATAACATCTACAGTATGTGGgacgaaactaaaactaaaatactgATGTCATGTGGTAAACACATTACTCTAGAAATCATTCCTTCCAATACGAACAAGGCAGTAAGGCTGTTTCCAAGTAGTGTTTTCACTTTTGACTTCATTGGTGATCATTGCTGTTCCTTCTTATGCTTTAGTAATGATGATTGCTCATCAGGCACTGCCCTGGACATGTGGCCGCACCTTGGGTTAGGTGGGGAATGCCAATGGGAGTGAGGAGTCTTCCCCACATGGTTAAGTAGGGATGCCAGCCACAGTGCCCTaggtcaagttaggttaggtaaggagaGGCCAAGACAAATCATTAAATTTTACTTTTATGATGTACAATGCTCTACTGTAATTCAAAATAGATGGGGTGTTCCAGAGAGGGTGAAGTCACCTAACTAGTCAGGTCAACTCATGTTAGGGAAGGTAAGGGTTGGATATATCCCTGTTAATAACATCAACATATTTGTTCTTTATACTGTAATGTATGTTGTAACTGATATTTATGATATCTGTTATATACAATAAACCATGCATTTTTTTACTGCTtatcaattacagtacagtatgcaTTTCATGCCATTTCCCCTTGTACATTTCATTTGCTTCTAGggttaatatgatattttgattataaaataaatttttgaatatacttacccggtgaatatataatagctgacgtctccgacggctcgacagattccaaaaactcgcgagcgatcgccatgaaggttgcgggtgtgcccaccagcgccgactatcggccagataccgcatatacttgtaaacagcctcagttcttctcagtcccctaggtctctatcggggaggaagggagggactttaatttatatattcaccgggtaagtatattcaaaaatttattttataatcaaaatatttttaaatattaaacttagccggtgaatatataatagctgattcacacccatggtggtgggtagagaccagtattaatacaataaaggcgtatatgcttagagtttttgacagttatatcataacaaaacccaaataaatataggtacctggtaaggaagctgactctgacgattactctgccttgttagtccgctttcctcacgaagcccagccatcctctcaggatgctgaaagactcccaggagctgttatatccagggcaacaacccatacaacaggacctcatcaaaacccttaatctgggcgctctcaagaaatgacatttgaccgcccgccaaatcaaaaaggatgcgaaaggcttcttagccttccgtacaacccaaaacaagattaaaaacatttcaagagaagattaaaaggatattggaattaagggaatgtagtggtaaaaccctcacccactactgcactcgctgcaacgaatggacccagtgtgtagcagtcctcataaagagtctggacgtcttttaagtaaaatgaagcgaacaccgacttgctcctccaaaaggtcgcgtccataatacttcgtagagatctgttttgcttaaaggccacggaagttgctatagctcttacttcgtgcgtcttgaccttaagcaagcaacgatctttttcactcaagtgagaatgagcctctcggattaaaaatctaataaaatacgataaagcatttttagacataggcaatgagggcttcttaactgagcaccataaggcctcagatccacctcgtaaggatctggtacgagctaaataaaacttaagagctctaactgggcacagtactctttcaagctcgttgcctacgatctctgataggcaaggtatatcaaaagatttaggccaaggacgagaaggcagttcatttttggccaagaaaccaagctgaagcgaacatgtggctttatctgtagaaaagccgatgtttttactaaaggcatggatctcactgacccttttagccgaagccaagcacactaagaaaagcgtcttgagggtgagatccttcagggaggctgaatgtaatggctcaaacctgtcggacattaggaaccttaggaccacgtctaagttccatccaggagttgccatatgacgctccttagaggtctcgaaggacttaaggagatcttggagatctttattattggacagatctaagcctctatgtctgaacacagaagccaacatgctcctgtagcccttaatagtgggagcagagagggagcgaacatttctcagatgcaggagaaagtctgcaatttgggctacagaggtactggaagaggaaatggatgatgacttgcaccagtctctaaagacttcccacttcgacaggtagaccttgatggtagatgctctcctagctctcgcaatcgctctggctgccttcttcgaaaatcctcgagctcttgagagtctttcgatagtctgaaggcagtcagacgaagcgcggggaggctctgatgaagactccttacgtggggctgccgtaagagatccatccttaaaggtagactccttggaacgtctaccagccattgaagtacctctgtgaaccactctctcgcgggccagagtggagcaaccaatgtcaacctggtcccttcgtgagaggtgaacttctgcagcaccttgtctaggatcttgaaaggtggaaaggcataaacgtccaggtgagaccagtccagcaggaaagcgtctatgtgggctgcctctggatctggaactggaaagcagtaagtcgagagcctctttgtcaaagaagtcgcaaaaagatctatggtgggttgaccccatgtcatccatagcttctcgcacacagtcttatgcaacgtccactccatggagatgacttgtcctcttctgccgaggccgtccgccaagacattcattttccttgcacaaatctcgccaaaggagagatgttacttgccttaaatggagttccttctgatccgtggatcaaagacccgagcattccagactgtccagtggagctccctaacccaaatccgatgcatctgaaaacaacacatggtttgggttcttgatcgcaagagaaagaccttctcgaagtctgatgttgctgtcccaccaagtcagacatgtctagactgagttggagattgggaaagagatactctctaagcccttctccttgttccaatggtttaggtgaaattggaaagggcataggttgagtctccccagagagataaactactccagcgatgaaagagtcccacgaggctagttcaaactcttacagagcaactgtttttctcttgcaagtgaaggacttttaacagagcttgttccattcttgcgggagacgaaaaggcccgaaaaatcagacactgtatctccattcccaaataaagaatagtctgcgatggggtactgtaagttacgacttctctacgttcactatgagacctagctccttggttaggtctaatgtccattagaggctctccagacagcgatataatgacgacgccctgattagccagtcgtcaaaataaagggaggctctgaatcctcaaaaaatgtagaaagcttgctacattttgcaagggccttgtaaaaacaagaggagcaggaatgaggtcgaagtacagtgctcgacattggtacattactttcccgtccacaaacctcagatgttgttgagagtttggatgaatcgggatgtggaagtatgcatcctgaaggtcgagagagaccatccagtcgccttcccttaatgctgccaagacagatttggtagtcttcatcgtgaagtttgtcttgacaatgaacacattgagcgcacttacatcttaagtactcctgcagtgaacgtggctgccagatcattggagccatccctgatagccttgttcctgcagagaacgtggctatcagatcattggagccatctctgatagccttgttcatgcatgacataattgtacagcaaaacttcaaacgctcgaaaaactcctaacaggagatggtctagctctgaagccgaccataaaatcttggagcgtctcatggccaggcgacggggagagtctatgaggcttgagaagtctccctgggcagaggcaggaactcccaagccgagaacttctcccgtgtcataccagacgctcgctctataagccagtttaaaagaagggaaagcaaaggctgtctcccccaaactcctcctggtgatcaaccagtcgcctagcaaacgtaaagctctcttagaagagcgagagagcactagcttagaaaacaacggcttcgaagtagctaggcctagtgtaaactctgacgaaggcgaacgaggagcagcagttacaaaatggtccggacaaagatccttaaaaatcagcatgattttttcttttttttttttttttttttttttttaaagtccatagagggctgagcagctttaggctcctctccgtctgacaaagtccccaaaggaatatcagtaggagggggatcagcaacttcctcatctgaaggaacctcgtacgacaattgccgagtctcatgaaaaggagagacctgccgcggtggcaatgcttgacaggcaaagtccacacgcaaaggagcagcagtagcagtcaaggaagcgacgtcatgtcgctgctgaaaggactgaccagcaacaacaacaggagttgatggacgctcgacgtcaagtcgagactgcctagactgagcagtcaaaacaacccttgactgcggtgcttgacgctcaacgccaaaacaaggcaactgagctggttggcgaacgtcctgaacgtcaacacgagactgcggcagcggttgaacgtcaacacgaggctgcggcagcggctgaaagtcaacacaggactgcagcgagtgaggatccaagtcacatgactgacgtgacaaactactgacatcacgtttcataacgtcaaaaggacgagtaaatgttCGTTTGGGCGgttgacggccagagtctcgtttagcgtaacggcgactcgaaagcgaaggttcatcgtgaacctgctcaacgtcatacttctccataagggaggcaagcttagtctgcatgccTTGCAGGACatcccatttaggatcaacgggagtcggaacgggccgagacgacggtaaagtctgtgttggcaaaacattgcctttaccgcgaccctcggaccccgtgttacgcttgcgtttaataggcgaaccgtcttccgacgactgcaaagggtcagagctgtccctgttgactttagaaaggtgtcttctgcttattcacttgaaaggagtttccttatagtgtgtctgaaatagcactaccattttcttttataactcatgttccaatgtttttttgttagttttcttggttatatatttaattatttttctcttacttgaagtgtatattgaagtacaattaatttagtatttgatatttacaagtcatcatatttatgagtgtgaattttataactatttttgcttaatgtaaatctcattatatttacttaagagtttagttgttctaataaaatcagaggttttaagaaaaacatggtgtTTACTTCTAGCCCAAGGCTCTcctttttccataccttcctgtacgatgtgggcttaaataatcccccacattttggtgcccagaccagggaacaCTCCCTCTAAGAAAATAAGTCAGTTGTGCAGTGAAAAAAATAAGTCAGTTGTGCAGTGAAGATAATGGAGAAGTTAAAGAAGACTAGGACTACATGTAGAGGGTGGGTGACAAGAGCTTCCAAGGCACTGAGTGACCTTTTGGAGTCTTCCACCACAACTATTAGTCAATTTGAGTATGCTATCAAGGAATACAACCAGAGACTAGCTAAGTTGGATGAAGTCCAAGAAGCAATAGAAATTGAGGTAGCTGAAGAAGAACTAGAACAACTTTTGGATGAAGCCCATGAGTTTAGAACAGTAAGTGTGCAGCCTAGGATAcaagctgaagaccagataaggaAGTTAGCAGCAGCAGCGTGTCCTGGTTCTAAAGCTGGCAGTATAAGTGGACAGTCTTCATCTCGAGAGTCAGATATCACCAATGTCAAGTTACCCAAGCTGGAGCTACCGAAGTTTAGTGGTGAAGTGACCCAATGGCAGTCCTTCTGGGATCAATATAATTCCCACATCGATGCAACAGACCTTCCAGTGATCAGTAAGTTCACTTATTTGCTGTCTTTGCTGGAGGGAGATGCCAGGAATGTAGTGAAGGGACTAGCTCATACCAGTGCTAATTACCAGGTTGCCTGCAAACTACTGAAGGAACGCTACTACAAGCCAGAAAGGATTATTTTTGCTCATGTTCAGGCATTGTTAAATGGTGAGGTCAACATTAATGTCAGCGGACCCAAAGGTGTGGCACAGCTGTGGAAATTACGAGATGACATTCTAATTCACATCCGCAGTTTGGAGGCGCTAGGCATCACAGGAAAACAATGTGAAGTGTTTCTTACACCTATCATCCTCTCCCGTTTGCCAAGTGAACTGCGGCTAGAGTGGGCCAGGGATGGTGATGGACATGAGAGTGATTTAGATTGGTTATTGACATTCTTAGACAAGGAAATTTCAAGATTAGAAAGGTCTGAAGCCTTTAAGGGAAAGAGCAGTAttgaagtaaagaaaattgaaaataagagttcTAAAGACAAGGTGTATTCAGCCGCAGCCCTTCATGCTTCGTCCAAGCAAGAAAACACAATGTGCAGTTTCTGTGCCAAGAAACACTAATCAGAAAACTGTTATGGTGTGCTAGAATTGAGTGGAAAGGAGCGAGGTGAAAAAATAAGAAGTTTAGGCCTATGTTTCAAGTGTTTGAAGAGTGGACACATGTCAAGAGACTGTAAAGCTCGTACAAGGTGTACAAAGTGTAACGGTGCCCATTCTACCTTAATGTGTGGCGTTAGGCTGGAAATGAACCTTAAGAAGGAGGAAAGTGAAGCAAAGGAAGGTGCTATTGGCAGTGACAAGCCTGGCGATGTGGCACTTCTAACAGGGCAAGGTGGTAACTGTGCCATTTTACAAACTGCCAAAGTTCAGGTGAGTGGTAGTGATGGTACTGTTGTCACTGCTCAGGTAATGTTTGATAATGGTGCAGACAGATCTTATATTAGTAGCAAATTTGTGAAGAAGTGTAAACCACAATGGATCACTAgtgcacctattattattattattattattattatttgctaagccacaaccccagctggaaaagcaaaatgctacaagcccaggggccccaacatacTCTAGTTTTGGTGGTCATAGTAGTGGAAAAAATGAACACAGAAATGTTTACGAGTTAAAGTTGTGGGACTCTGACAAGAAGGTGGTACGTAATATTGCTGCGGAGATTCCCAGAATATGTCAACCCTTGGTTAGGCCTATTGTACCAGATTCAGTGCTTAACTCTTTCTCTCATGttgtattagctgatgattaccaccaTGATTCTCCCATTGAGATTGATATACTGATTGGTCTAGATTTCTACTGGACACTGATTTCTCCTGTAGATGCCTTCCAAATTAACCATGTCGTAGCCATGAAGTCTCTCTTTGGTTATGTCTTGAGTGGCAGGCTGTATAAAACCAATGACTCTTGTACCTACTCTGTACCACAATTATTGTGTATCTCCTCTGTTTCAGATTCAGATTTGTGTAAGTTTTGGGATTTGGAAACTGTAGGGGTTAAGCCTAGGGAACTTGTTGAAAGTTATAGTGAAACCAAAGTTTTCAAAGAATTTGAGAGTACTGTGAAATTTGTGAATGGTCGCTATGAGGTTGCACTGCCATGGAAAGATGATTCTGCTAAGGAAAGGCTTTTAAATAATGTTGTCATAGCCCATAAAAGGTTAGGTAGGCTAATGGTTAAGTTAGAAAACGATAAGGAGCTTAAGAAAGAATATCAAAAAGTGTTTGATAGTTATGAGTCTGATCACATAATAGAAGAGGTACCAAGGGAGGAAATTTCAGGTGTGAATCCTGTGTACTATATGCCTCATCGTCCAGTAGTTAAGTTAAGTAGTTCAAGTACTAAGATAAGACCTGTGTTTGATGCCTCTGCCTCTTGTTACAATGGTGTATCATTGAATGACTGTTTGTCCTCAGGCCCATCACTCAACCCTGACTTGGTTGAGGTGCTCATTCGTTTTCGTCGTTGGCCCATTGCTGTTACAGCTGATATAAGAAAGGCCTTTTTGCAAATTAGTGTacaagagaaagacagagatgttcatAGATTTTTGTGGCCAAGAGATGATGGTACAATACGGCACATGAGATTCACACGTGTACCCTTTGGTAACACAGCGAGCCCATTTCTGTTAAATGCCACAATCAAACATCATTTGGATAAGTATCCCCCAACTAGTGTAGTGCAAGATTTGAAGGCTAACATGTATACAGACAATTGGTTGAGTGGTGCGGATTCTGCTGTAGAAGCAGCTGATAAATTTTGTGAAACCCGTAGCATTTTAGCTGATGCTAGTATGGACCTTACAAAACTTGTATCAAATAGTTTGCTAATTACTTCTCAGTTATGTGACAACAAGATACCCTTTATAAATTCTGATGAACCCAATACTGTATTAGGCCTGAAGTGGTGTAACTCACTGGACAGTTTCTCCTTTGATGGCATAAAATCAGATTCCTTTGTAGAAGTAGTCTCTACTAAGCGAAGTATCCTTAGTGTGATAGCTAAGATTTTTTACCCTTTAGGGTTAATTAGTCCATATGTTATGTATGGCAAGATACTTTTTCAGGAACTCTGGAAACTGGGTTTGACTTGGGATCAAGAAATGCCATCAGAGTTGAAGCTAAAGTTTCAAAGATGGCTCCTTAGTAGTGAGCATTTTAAGAATTATCAGATAGATAGATGTTATTTTTCACCAAAGGCCTGGGGGAAGCTTAGTCATATGGAGCTACATGGGTTTGGTGATGCCTCTGAAAAGGGCTATGGGGCTTGTGTGTACCTGCGAGTGCCTGTGGAGAACGGCTCATACCAGGTGTCATTAGTGTCCTCTTAAGTCAAGAGTTGCTCCCATAAAGACAATTACATTGCCGAGGTTAGAACTCATGGGATGTCTTTTGTGTTCACGATTAGTCAACTTTGTGAAGAATACCCTTAACCTAGATAACTGTGTTAGAGTTAGGTGTTGGACAGATTCTACCATTGCTCTGTCATGGATTCAAAGAGATGCTAGTAAGAAGGACCTATTTGTAGCTAATCGGGTAAAGGAAATCAGAGAGTTAACACCTCCAAGTTGCTGGCAACATTGTGTAAGTAAGGACAATCCAGCTGACCTGATAACACGAGGTCTGTTGGCTGACAAGCTTGTGGATAGTACTATGTGGCTCTATGGGCCTAGTATGTTAAAAGAATCCCAATACCAGGAAAGGGAAGGTAACCCAGTTAAGTATAAAGATGAAATAGGCATAGAAAGTACTGCTGTCTGTCTTAATGTACAAGGCATGCCAGACAACCCTTTGATAGATTTAGATCGATACAGTAAATTAAGCAAGGTGTTAAGAGTTACAGCTTATGTCTTAAGATTTATCATAAATTgtagaaatagtaataacaaagTGGCAGGCCCTCTCATTACTGAAGAGATTGATTTTGCTTAGTTGAAGTTGATTTACTGCATCCAAAGAGAAGTGTTTTCTGCAGAAATAAAGGTACTTTTGGGTAAAAAGGCTATCCCTCAATGGTCTAAATTAATAAATCTTGACCCCTTTCTAGATGATAAAGGCTTAGTAAGAATTAGGGGACGTCTTGAGTTTTCTAACTTGGACTATGACACTAAACATCCTGTTATAATTCCAAAGGGTCAATTTGCTAAACTGTTGATCAGATTTCAGCACAGGTTTTTAAAGCATGCAGGTGTGGATACCGTAATTTCATCCCTACGAAATAACTTTTGGATTATAGGAATGAGGAGATTAGCTAAGACAGTAATAAAGGAATGTTTAAGTTGCCGTTGGCATGATTCAAAACCTTGTAGTCAGCCTGTGGCTCCATTACCTAAAGAAAGAGTAAGGGCTTCTCCACCCTTTGATGTAACAGGCTTAGATTATGCAGGCCCCCTCTTTTGTGCTGATTGTCCTAGTAAGAAATTTTATGTATTGTTGTTCACTTGTGGTGTTGTAAGAGCCGTACACCTAGAGCTTACAGAATCTTTATCCTTGCCTGACTGCTTATTGGCTATAAGAAGATTTGTTGCCAGGAGAAGTTTACCTAGTGTTATATATTCAGATAATGCAAAGACTTTTGTAGCTGCTAGGTATGAAGTACAAAGGCTGTATGGCCACTTGGCTCCCAAATGGAACTTTATTGCCCCTCGTACTCCCTGGTGGGGGGGCTGGTGGGAGAGACTCATTAGGTCAGTTAAGCTTGCCTTGAGAAAGACACTGAATCTGAACTATGTAAGTAAGAGTGAATTAGAAACTATACTAGTAGAAATAGAGTCCTGTATTAATTCCAGACCATTGACCTATGTAAGTGATGAACTTgactccattcattatctcacCCATCACATTTTATCCTAGGAAGAGCCCCACAttgtaaatccttaataaatgttgAGCCATGTAAGGTGACTTCCAGGGACTTGAATGAAAGAGAAGTTTTAAGAAACAAGAACCTAGAACATTTTTGGAAAATTTGGAGTAACAATTATATAACCAATTTGCCTCAAGTTGTTAAAGGATTCAATAAAAAATGTGATTTGTCTAAGGGTGACCTTGTGTTGATAAAGGAGGATAACCTCCCTAGATTGAAGTGGCCTCTTGGGGTTATTGTAGATGTTTTTAAAGGTAGAGATGGACTTGTAAGAAGTGTAAGGCTCAAAACTAAAAAGGGAGAAATGACTAGACCCATTCAAAGATTGTATAATCTTGAAGTAGGTAGATCTGAAGATTTGAATACTACTGATGCATCCTGTGATGATTTTGAGAGAGATGTATGTGATAATCCTCAAATGCCTATCCATACTGTTAGTGATGAGGATGTATTTCCAAAGTCTAAGTCTGGTAGAGTAATTAAGCCTCCTACTAAGTTAGATTTATAATAGTCACTGTAAGTCATGCAGTTGTGCATGTCAAGCAAAGCTTAATGTGTTTATTTTGTAAAACTACATTACtaatttttgtgtatttttctgCCATGTATAATTTAGATAAGGTCTAAGTTGTGCTCTTTAATAGGTGGCTTCGTCCCCTATTGCCGGGAGGATGTTGACTTTAGAAAGGTGTCTTCTGCTTATTCACTTgaaaggagtttccttatagtgtgtctgaaatagcactaccattttcttttataactcatgttctaatgtttttttgttagttttcttggttatatatttaattatgtttctcttacttgaagtgtatattgaagtacaattaatttagtatttgatatttacaagtcatcatatttatgagtgtgaatttcataactatttttgcttaatgtaaatctcattatatttacttaagagtttagttgttctaataaaatcagaggttttaagaaaaacatggAGTTTACTTCTAGCCCAAGGCTCTcctttttccataccttcctgtacgatgtgggcttaaataatcccccacagtccccatggctacagccaggacgctggacctgtcctgaagggactgactttcgcttaaagggtctagaaaccttgcgccaaggtttcttttgcgaaaagtcttcggatgacgaggagaaacttcgtctctcctgtcttatggcaaggacgtgcttgccgagcaacgtctgatacctttgagggaacgtctgttcgttggtttacactcctcactcccttaggtcctacgacattccttctccctggtgcatgggagcctgaaagaggtctcggactaggcaagtgacaagcacgaacaaacgaaccctccgcaacacagcacatgttttctagcactcacttcactgatatcgtatttttcaataatttcacattaggcatgaataaaactgatatctacctgaagcacgcaattctcccttacatcaaaaggttataattgcgaaatgagtcgtataatgtaagcacattagtacaaaatgaaacacacatgcaaaaatcaaaaaaacatatacatatatatcgaataaaacggaaatatataaagttaaaaaggatcagtgactggggaggagactaaactctagttcactaaagactacgttttcaatctctcaccgtacagtgccttggga
This genomic stretch from Palaemon carinicauda isolate YSFRI2023 chromosome 21, ASM3689809v2, whole genome shotgun sequence harbors:
- the LOC137615489 gene encoding uncharacterized protein yields the protein MEKLKKTRTTCRGWVTRASKALSDLLESSTTTISQFEYAIKEYNQRLAKLDEVQEAIEIEVAEEELEQLLDEAHEFRTVSVQPRIQAEDQIRKLAAAACPGSKAGSISGQSSSRESDITNVKLPKLELPKFSGEVTQWQSFWDQYNSHIDATDLPVISKFTYLLSLLEGDARNVVKGLAHTSANYQVACKLLKERYYKPERIIFAHVQALLNGEVNINVSGPKGVAQLWKLRDDILIHIRSLEALGITGKQCEVFLTPIILSRLPSELRLEWARDGDGHESDLDWLLTFLDKEISRLERSEAFKGKSSIEVKKIENKSSKDKVYSAAALHASSKQENTMCSFCAKKH